The following proteins are co-located in the Apium graveolens cultivar Ventura chromosome 5, ASM990537v1, whole genome shotgun sequence genome:
- the LOC141659277 gene encoding protein TIME FOR COFFEE-like isoform X2 yields MLLLCRLRRLLMFRLRRKLLVKPSGGVMLKPQQRSTTTSKSSPSNNNPEELEIEIAEVLFGLMTQSQAPSKSDCLSKNEFNSNKSSSEAKSRASSPVSNSSSAAPVTAVAPRRKKARQLVDNNLVGSSSTRSSPTMKVEIDQMPRSEVCPLNVERNFGSAAEKGESADSGKSGAEANQHLPKSMKLEASTLTESKEALMEEAGESQDAVSTIKEEVNFIKKDSPIVKLKDDPKVVIVTSMVATSTNVLREAPANENKREKRFQIDLMAAPLQLRSSPERDRAVSFRRDRDGMVFDMEKGETSKAKETIKVGISKEDTMIQSDEKGEKTIIEEVEFQKSLATKERNIDLHFDLEKPSMDTVNNSQNDHVVQLQIQYSKAKPTFKEEQSSTDKSAQSLSLPLPMSVASWPAGIPPKIGYMAPLQGVVSVEGGTMPTAPIQPLFCQPRPKRCATHCHIARNIHCNQQLMKINPFWPAPSGAASMFGTNPASVNVMPPTELSGNSSGRSLNSKQDKGNSLAIFPGNAVKETLSQPASIADAGHGKQQILLHQALPPVPPNNMMHGPAFIFPFNQQQVAVVAASGRPAPAKSPTTSGSLPCTGTPNLTTVTASASSPANASALGFNYSNMPANETQYLVLQNSPYPFPIPAVAPQNFRGHAQPMSLFNGSFYPSQMIHPLQLQQQQAPTSEQQQQIQQTHQSTSSGPTSSQKHLQSQQHHPQGIAINGGGTGNGVLQNFAAPKSRSSQHPQQNQNQHIPPSQARQCESEVSGVDSQSTADSRGSQAPVNVYNQNYSMPIHPKNFALMSSSAASAGAIGVSGNQNEKKQTYHQHPGFKSGPESLPSQMFAMSFSPIVGSTSASGIDLSSMSQNHAILQSLPEATRQSYHQVMQAAATAQAVQQKKNSRLSEDGKIGGVVSINVDEERKVITGKGPASSGGQSISFSRPDFADASESATPKDSASNSVARMLNLAPGSTHMTIGMHLGGSSNSHLHAQLQHQQQLIQMHNQQQQLAANVTARSKTPTSNGIASSEHLTSSSGAGKFPNSISGFPPNFVQSNNNSSPAQSSQRKNSNRTPTSQVQSSLVSSTSSHRNQQQQTRTLQNHTQISFGTNQKPSASQGQQHPNSSQSPSPPVAVGSPTHSSLSKGASSSPRTITAPTNKTGQASISSSQQPKNSTSVPNQKSSPAGGRNVPSVLGNPHSASQSATTKNQIQMQQLQQQQQRHQQQFQQQLSKQTLQQALFFSNPYFQGQAPSSATSNTSAGSGYNLQKRHSEQAQGSTPSSSGMLSACPPATQSNASTTDPAKAAAAAAAVAAAASNMKGGGFSSQGIFHSAQFGIQSANSHQILPVGFSFGHSIPAAVQVKPAEQKQPPEQKQPAA; encoded by the exons ATGCTGCTGCTTTGTCGCCTCCGACGTCTTCTAATGTTTCGATTAAGAAGAAAATTGTTAGTG AAGCCTAGTGGAGGAGTGATGTTGAAACCACAGCAGAGGTCTACCACAACTTCGAAGTCATCGCCTTCGAATAATAATCCGGAGGAGCTGGAAATTGAGATTGCTGAGGTTTTATTTGGACTTATGACTCAATCTCAAGCTCCTTCGAAAAGTGATTGTTTGTCCAAAAATGAGTTTAATAGTAACAAATCTAGCAGTGAAGCTAAATCTAGAGCTTCTTCTCCGGTTTCTAATTCTTCTTCAGCAGCTCCGGTGACCGCGGTTG CTCCAAGGAGGAAGAAGGCACGGCAATTGGTAGATAATAATTTAGTAGGTAGTTCTAGCACACGGAGCAGTCCAACAATGAAGGTAGAGATTGATCAGATGCCGAGGTCTGAAGTTTGTCCTCTGAATGTGGAAAGGAATTTTGGATCTGCAGCTGAGAAAGGTGAATCCGCAGATTCAGGTAAATCTGGTGCTGAAGCTAATCAACATCTTCCCAAGTCTATGAAACTGGAAGCTAGCACGTTGACTGAATCGAAGGAGGCTTTAATGGAAGAAGCTGGGGAAAGCCAAGATGCAGTGTCAACAATTAAGGAAGAGGTTAATTTTATCAAGAAGGATTCACCGATTGTCAAATTAAAAGATGATCCCAAAGTGGTGATAGTGACATCGATGGTGGCGACATCAACTAATGT GTTAAGAGAAGCTCCAGCAAATGAGAATAAAAGGGAAAAACGTTTCCAGATAGATCTGATG GCTGCACCTCTGCAATTAAGATCATCACCGGAAAGGGACAGAGCTGTTAGTTTTAGGCGTGATCGAGATGGGATGGTTTTTGACATG GAGAAGGGAGAGACTAGTAAAGCTAAAGAAACTATCAAAGTGGGAATTAGCAAGGAAGATACAATGATTCAATCTGATGAAAAAGGTGAAAAGACAATAATTGAAGAAGTTGAATTCCAGAAATCACTTGCTACCAAGGAGCGGAACATTGATCTCCACTTTGATTTGGAAAAGCCGAGTATGGATACTGTTAACAACTCTCAAAATGATCATGTTGTGCAATTACAAATACAGTACTCTAAGGCGAAACCTACATTTAAAGAAGAACAATCAAGCACGGACAAAAGTG CTCAATCCTTGTCTTTGCCTCTACCCATGTCTGTTGCTAGCTGGCCTGCCGGAATTCCTCCTAAAATTGG GTACATGGCACCACTACAAGGAGTTGTGTCCGTTGAGGGGGGTACCATGCCTACAGCACCGATTCAG CCTCTTTTCTGTCAACCACGGCCTAAGAGGTGTGCGACACATTGTCATATTGCTAGAAATATCCACTGTAATCAGCAACTCATGAAGATAAATCCTTTCTGGCCAGCACCTTCTGGCGCTGCTTCTATGTTTGGAACCAATCCCGCCAGTGTCAATGTTATGCCCCCTACGGAGCTATCCGGTAACAGTTCCGGAAGGAGTCTGAACTCTAAACAAGACAAGGGAAATAGTCTTGCTATCTTCCCGGGAAACGCTGTAAAAGAAACATTATCCCAACCTGCTAGCATTGCAGATGCTGGACATGGAAAACAACAAATTTTACTTCATCAAGCTTTGCCTCCAGTACCTCCCAATAATATGATG CATGGCCCTGCTTTCATATTCCCTTTCAACCAGCAACAGGTGGCAGTAGTAGCTGCTTCTGGCAGGCCTGCACCTGCAAAATCTCCAACTACCTCAGGGAGTCTACCTTGTACTGGTACACCAAATTTAACCACTGTGACTGCCTCAGCATCATCACCTGCAAATGCAAGTGCATTGGGCTTTAACTACTCAAATATGCCTGCCAATGAAACCCAGTACTTGGTATTACAGAACAGCCCATACCCCTTCCCGATTCCGGCCGTGGCACCGCAAAATTTTAGAGGCCATGCTCAGCCGATGTCATTGTTCAACGGATCTTTTTATCCTTCTCAGATGATCCATCCGTTACAACTCCAGCAACAGCAAGCACCAACCTCTGAGCAACAACAACAAATCCAGCAAACTCATCAGAGCACAAGTAGTGGCCCCACTTCATCACAGAAGCATTTGCAGTCCCAACAGCACCATCCACAAGGAATTGCAATCAATGGTGGTGGAACTGGAAATGGAGTCCTGCAGAACTTCGCTGCCCCCAAAAGTCGTTCATCTCAGCATCCCCAGCAGAATCAGAATCAGCATATACCCCCATCACAAGCAAGGCAGTGTGAAAGTGAGGTGAGTGGTGTGGACAGCCAATCAACTGCTGACAGTCGAGGATCTCAGGCTCCGGTGAATGTATACAATCAGAATTATTCCATGCCCATTCATCCCAAGAATTTTGCTTTGATGAGCTCATCTGCTGCTTCAGCTGGTGCTATTGGTGTCAGTGGGAATCAGAATGAGAAAAAGCAAACATACCACCAACATCCGGGGTTCAAATCAGGGCCGGAATCCCTTCCATCTCAAATGTTTGCTATGTCATTTAGTCCCATTgttggttccacttctgcttctgGAATTGATTTGTCTTCCATGTCACAAAATCACGCCATCCTTCAGAGCTTACCAGAGGCTACAAGGCAAAGCTATCATCAGGTCATGCAGGCTGCAGCAACTGCTCAGGCTGTTCAGCAAAAGAAGAATTCTAGACTGTCAGAAGATGGTAAAATTGGTGGTGTTGTTTCAATTAACGTAGATGAAGAAAGGAAGGTGATAACTGGGAAGGGTCCAGCTTCTAGTGGAGGACAGTCCATTAGTTTCTCTAGACCAGACTTTGCTGATGCATCCGAATCTGCAACACCAAAAGACAGTGCTTCTAACAGCGTAGCTCGAATGCTGAACCTTGCACCTGGTTCTACTCACATGACTATTGGGATGCATTTGGGAGGTAGTTCCAATTCTCACCTTCATGCTCAGTTGCAACATCAGCAACAGTTGATTCAGATGCACAATCAGCAGCAACAACTAGCAGCTAATGTGACAGCTCGTAGTAAGACACCAACAAGTAATGGGATCGCATCGTCTGAGCACTTAACTTCATCATCAGGAGCTGGCAAGTTTCCAAATTCTATATCTGGGTTTCCACCAAATTTTGTTCAAAGCAACAATAACAGTAGCCCAGCGCAATCTTCCCAAAGGAAAAATTCAAACAGAACTCCCACCTCCCAAGTTCAATCATCCCTGGTCTCATCAACATCATCCCACAGAAATCAACAGCAGCAGACCAGAACCTTACAAAACCACACTCAAATATCCTTTGGGACCAATCAGAAACCATCAGCATCTCAAGGGCAGCAGCATCCTAATAGCAGTCAATCCCCATCCCCGCCAGTTGCTGTCGGATCTCCTACTCATTCTTCCCTCTCCAAAGGTGCAAGCTCTAGCCCAAGGACAATTACTGCTCCAACAAACAAGACTGGCCAAGCATCTATATCGTCGTCGCAACAGCCCAAAAATTCAACATCTGTTCCGAACCAAAAGTCCTCTCCGGCAGGTGGAAGAAATGTTCCATCAGTTCTCGGGAACCCTCACAGTGCTTCCCAGAGTGCTACAACTAAAAACCAAATTCAGATGCAGCAActgcaacaacaacagcagcgACATCAACAACAGTTTCAGCAGCAGTTATCGAAGCAAACACTGCAGCAGGCTCTGTTTTTTTCAAATCCTTATTTTCAAGGCCAAGCCCCGAGTTCTGCTACTTCTAATACTTCAGCTGGTAGTGGGTATAATCTTCAAAAAAGGCACTCTGAGCAAGCTCAAGGATCTACTCCAAGTTCTTCTGGAATGTTGTCTGCATGTCCTCCAGCCACACAATCAAATGCCAGCACAACTGATCCTGCAAAAGCGGCAGCTGCAGCTGCGGCCGTGGCAGCAGCTGCCAGCAATATGAAAGGAGGTGGTTTCTCCTCGCAGGGAATTTTCCATTCTGCACAGTTTGGCATACAGTCAGCAAATTCTCATCAAATACTGCCTGTTGGGTTTTCGTTTGGCCACAGCATTCCGGCTGCGGTCCAGGTCAAGCCAGCAGAGCAGAAACAACCACCTGAGCAGAAGCAGCCAGCTG CCTGA
- the LOC141659277 gene encoding protein TIME FOR COFFEE-like isoform X1: MDRIRDSRRAGGSNGVSRRRHRTSSLRDSPDDEARLRERGVKRDRERDRERDREKERERLRSSKRRRADRLMNAGDESEEEEEEDDESVNDEDDDDDDVDDVNFSRMLPPLPTNYNSHNNNYNHNSVHSHNLNRKSLLPENGGGGKVFKAAAWRGSHAGAGDEMIGVSVPRKARTASTKRSHDWIGGGEQLNHRQASSSPVRGGGGGGGAITITHGVRDAAALSPPTSSNVSIKKKIKPSGGVMLKPQQRSTTTSKSSPSNNNPEELEIEIAEVLFGLMTQSQAPSKSDCLSKNEFNSNKSSSEAKSRASSPVSNSSSAAPVTAVAPRRKKARQLVDNNLVGSSSTRSSPTMKVEIDQMPRSEVCPLNVERNFGSAAEKGESADSGKSGAEANQHLPKSMKLEASTLTESKEALMEEAGESQDAVSTIKEEVNFIKKDSPIVKLKDDPKVVIVTSMVATSTNVLREAPANENKREKRFQIDLMAAPLQLRSSPERDRAVSFRRDRDGMVFDMEKGETSKAKETIKVGISKEDTMIQSDEKGEKTIIEEVEFQKSLATKERNIDLHFDLEKPSMDTVNNSQNDHVVQLQIQYSKAKPTFKEEQSSTDKSAQSLSLPLPMSVASWPAGIPPKIGYMAPLQGVVSVEGGTMPTAPIQPLFCQPRPKRCATHCHIARNIHCNQQLMKINPFWPAPSGAASMFGTNPASVNVMPPTELSGNSSGRSLNSKQDKGNSLAIFPGNAVKETLSQPASIADAGHGKQQILLHQALPPVPPNNMMHGPAFIFPFNQQQVAVVAASGRPAPAKSPTTSGSLPCTGTPNLTTVTASASSPANASALGFNYSNMPANETQYLVLQNSPYPFPIPAVAPQNFRGHAQPMSLFNGSFYPSQMIHPLQLQQQQAPTSEQQQQIQQTHQSTSSGPTSSQKHLQSQQHHPQGIAINGGGTGNGVLQNFAAPKSRSSQHPQQNQNQHIPPSQARQCESEVSGVDSQSTADSRGSQAPVNVYNQNYSMPIHPKNFALMSSSAASAGAIGVSGNQNEKKQTYHQHPGFKSGPESLPSQMFAMSFSPIVGSTSASGIDLSSMSQNHAILQSLPEATRQSYHQVMQAAATAQAVQQKKNSRLSEDGKIGGVVSINVDEERKVITGKGPASSGGQSISFSRPDFADASESATPKDSASNSVARMLNLAPGSTHMTIGMHLGGSSNSHLHAQLQHQQQLIQMHNQQQQLAANVTARSKTPTSNGIASSEHLTSSSGAGKFPNSISGFPPNFVQSNNNSSPAQSSQRKNSNRTPTSQVQSSLVSSTSSHRNQQQQTRTLQNHTQISFGTNQKPSASQGQQHPNSSQSPSPPVAVGSPTHSSLSKGASSSPRTITAPTNKTGQASISSSQQPKNSTSVPNQKSSPAGGRNVPSVLGNPHSASQSATTKNQIQMQQLQQQQQRHQQQFQQQLSKQTLQQALFFSNPYFQGQAPSSATSNTSAGSGYNLQKRHSEQAQGSTPSSSGMLSACPPATQSNASTTDPAKAAAAAAAVAAAASNMKGGGFSSQGIFHSAQFGIQSANSHQILPVGFSFGHSIPAAVQVKPAEQKQPPEQKQPAA, from the exons ATGGATAGAATTAGAGATAGCCGACGAGCTGGCGGTTCGAACGGAGTATCACGACGGCGCCATCGAACTAGTAGTTTAAGAGATTCACCTG ATGATGAAGCGAGATTACGAGAGAGAGGCGTGAAGAGAGAtcgagagagagatagagagagagatcGAGAGAAAGAGCGAGAGAGGTTGAGGAGTAGTAAGAGGAGAAGAGCGGATAGATTAATGAACGCTGGAGATGAgagtgaagaagaagaagaagaagatgatgagAGTGTTAATGATGAAGATGACGATGATGATGACGTCGACGATGTTAATTTCTCCAGAATGTTACCTCCTTTACCGACTAATTATAATAGtcataataataattataatcaTAATAGTGTTCATAGTCATAATTTAAATCGGAAGAGTTTGTTACCGGAGAATGGCGGTGGAGGTAAGGTGTTTAAAGCGGCGGCTTGGAGAGGTTCGCATGCTGGTGCTGGTGATGAAATGATAGGCGTTTCGGTTCCGCGAAAAGCGAGAACTG CGTCGACGAAGAGGTCACATGATTGGATTGGTGGAGGGGAGCAATTGAATCACCGGCAAGCTTCGAGTTCACCGGTGAGAGGAGGAGGAGGGGGAGGAGGAGCGATAACGATAACGCATGGTGTGAGAGATGCTGCTGCTTTGTCGCCTCCGACGTCTTCTAATGTTTCGATTAAGAAGAAAATT AAGCCTAGTGGAGGAGTGATGTTGAAACCACAGCAGAGGTCTACCACAACTTCGAAGTCATCGCCTTCGAATAATAATCCGGAGGAGCTGGAAATTGAGATTGCTGAGGTTTTATTTGGACTTATGACTCAATCTCAAGCTCCTTCGAAAAGTGATTGTTTGTCCAAAAATGAGTTTAATAGTAACAAATCTAGCAGTGAAGCTAAATCTAGAGCTTCTTCTCCGGTTTCTAATTCTTCTTCAGCAGCTCCGGTGACCGCGGTTG CTCCAAGGAGGAAGAAGGCACGGCAATTGGTAGATAATAATTTAGTAGGTAGTTCTAGCACACGGAGCAGTCCAACAATGAAGGTAGAGATTGATCAGATGCCGAGGTCTGAAGTTTGTCCTCTGAATGTGGAAAGGAATTTTGGATCTGCAGCTGAGAAAGGTGAATCCGCAGATTCAGGTAAATCTGGTGCTGAAGCTAATCAACATCTTCCCAAGTCTATGAAACTGGAAGCTAGCACGTTGACTGAATCGAAGGAGGCTTTAATGGAAGAAGCTGGGGAAAGCCAAGATGCAGTGTCAACAATTAAGGAAGAGGTTAATTTTATCAAGAAGGATTCACCGATTGTCAAATTAAAAGATGATCCCAAAGTGGTGATAGTGACATCGATGGTGGCGACATCAACTAATGT GTTAAGAGAAGCTCCAGCAAATGAGAATAAAAGGGAAAAACGTTTCCAGATAGATCTGATG GCTGCACCTCTGCAATTAAGATCATCACCGGAAAGGGACAGAGCTGTTAGTTTTAGGCGTGATCGAGATGGGATGGTTTTTGACATG GAGAAGGGAGAGACTAGTAAAGCTAAAGAAACTATCAAAGTGGGAATTAGCAAGGAAGATACAATGATTCAATCTGATGAAAAAGGTGAAAAGACAATAATTGAAGAAGTTGAATTCCAGAAATCACTTGCTACCAAGGAGCGGAACATTGATCTCCACTTTGATTTGGAAAAGCCGAGTATGGATACTGTTAACAACTCTCAAAATGATCATGTTGTGCAATTACAAATACAGTACTCTAAGGCGAAACCTACATTTAAAGAAGAACAATCAAGCACGGACAAAAGTG CTCAATCCTTGTCTTTGCCTCTACCCATGTCTGTTGCTAGCTGGCCTGCCGGAATTCCTCCTAAAATTGG GTACATGGCACCACTACAAGGAGTTGTGTCCGTTGAGGGGGGTACCATGCCTACAGCACCGATTCAG CCTCTTTTCTGTCAACCACGGCCTAAGAGGTGTGCGACACATTGTCATATTGCTAGAAATATCCACTGTAATCAGCAACTCATGAAGATAAATCCTTTCTGGCCAGCACCTTCTGGCGCTGCTTCTATGTTTGGAACCAATCCCGCCAGTGTCAATGTTATGCCCCCTACGGAGCTATCCGGTAACAGTTCCGGAAGGAGTCTGAACTCTAAACAAGACAAGGGAAATAGTCTTGCTATCTTCCCGGGAAACGCTGTAAAAGAAACATTATCCCAACCTGCTAGCATTGCAGATGCTGGACATGGAAAACAACAAATTTTACTTCATCAAGCTTTGCCTCCAGTACCTCCCAATAATATGATG CATGGCCCTGCTTTCATATTCCCTTTCAACCAGCAACAGGTGGCAGTAGTAGCTGCTTCTGGCAGGCCTGCACCTGCAAAATCTCCAACTACCTCAGGGAGTCTACCTTGTACTGGTACACCAAATTTAACCACTGTGACTGCCTCAGCATCATCACCTGCAAATGCAAGTGCATTGGGCTTTAACTACTCAAATATGCCTGCCAATGAAACCCAGTACTTGGTATTACAGAACAGCCCATACCCCTTCCCGATTCCGGCCGTGGCACCGCAAAATTTTAGAGGCCATGCTCAGCCGATGTCATTGTTCAACGGATCTTTTTATCCTTCTCAGATGATCCATCCGTTACAACTCCAGCAACAGCAAGCACCAACCTCTGAGCAACAACAACAAATCCAGCAAACTCATCAGAGCACAAGTAGTGGCCCCACTTCATCACAGAAGCATTTGCAGTCCCAACAGCACCATCCACAAGGAATTGCAATCAATGGTGGTGGAACTGGAAATGGAGTCCTGCAGAACTTCGCTGCCCCCAAAAGTCGTTCATCTCAGCATCCCCAGCAGAATCAGAATCAGCATATACCCCCATCACAAGCAAGGCAGTGTGAAAGTGAGGTGAGTGGTGTGGACAGCCAATCAACTGCTGACAGTCGAGGATCTCAGGCTCCGGTGAATGTATACAATCAGAATTATTCCATGCCCATTCATCCCAAGAATTTTGCTTTGATGAGCTCATCTGCTGCTTCAGCTGGTGCTATTGGTGTCAGTGGGAATCAGAATGAGAAAAAGCAAACATACCACCAACATCCGGGGTTCAAATCAGGGCCGGAATCCCTTCCATCTCAAATGTTTGCTATGTCATTTAGTCCCATTgttggttccacttctgcttctgGAATTGATTTGTCTTCCATGTCACAAAATCACGCCATCCTTCAGAGCTTACCAGAGGCTACAAGGCAAAGCTATCATCAGGTCATGCAGGCTGCAGCAACTGCTCAGGCTGTTCAGCAAAAGAAGAATTCTAGACTGTCAGAAGATGGTAAAATTGGTGGTGTTGTTTCAATTAACGTAGATGAAGAAAGGAAGGTGATAACTGGGAAGGGTCCAGCTTCTAGTGGAGGACAGTCCATTAGTTTCTCTAGACCAGACTTTGCTGATGCATCCGAATCTGCAACACCAAAAGACAGTGCTTCTAACAGCGTAGCTCGAATGCTGAACCTTGCACCTGGTTCTACTCACATGACTATTGGGATGCATTTGGGAGGTAGTTCCAATTCTCACCTTCATGCTCAGTTGCAACATCAGCAACAGTTGATTCAGATGCACAATCAGCAGCAACAACTAGCAGCTAATGTGACAGCTCGTAGTAAGACACCAACAAGTAATGGGATCGCATCGTCTGAGCACTTAACTTCATCATCAGGAGCTGGCAAGTTTCCAAATTCTATATCTGGGTTTCCACCAAATTTTGTTCAAAGCAACAATAACAGTAGCCCAGCGCAATCTTCCCAAAGGAAAAATTCAAACAGAACTCCCACCTCCCAAGTTCAATCATCCCTGGTCTCATCAACATCATCCCACAGAAATCAACAGCAGCAGACCAGAACCTTACAAAACCACACTCAAATATCCTTTGGGACCAATCAGAAACCATCAGCATCTCAAGGGCAGCAGCATCCTAATAGCAGTCAATCCCCATCCCCGCCAGTTGCTGTCGGATCTCCTACTCATTCTTCCCTCTCCAAAGGTGCAAGCTCTAGCCCAAGGACAATTACTGCTCCAACAAACAAGACTGGCCAAGCATCTATATCGTCGTCGCAACAGCCCAAAAATTCAACATCTGTTCCGAACCAAAAGTCCTCTCCGGCAGGTGGAAGAAATGTTCCATCAGTTCTCGGGAACCCTCACAGTGCTTCCCAGAGTGCTACAACTAAAAACCAAATTCAGATGCAGCAActgcaacaacaacagcagcgACATCAACAACAGTTTCAGCAGCAGTTATCGAAGCAAACACTGCAGCAGGCTCTGTTTTTTTCAAATCCTTATTTTCAAGGCCAAGCCCCGAGTTCTGCTACTTCTAATACTTCAGCTGGTAGTGGGTATAATCTTCAAAAAAGGCACTCTGAGCAAGCTCAAGGATCTACTCCAAGTTCTTCTGGAATGTTGTCTGCATGTCCTCCAGCCACACAATCAAATGCCAGCACAACTGATCCTGCAAAAGCGGCAGCTGCAGCTGCGGCCGTGGCAGCAGCTGCCAGCAATATGAAAGGAGGTGGTTTCTCCTCGCAGGGAATTTTCCATTCTGCACAGTTTGGCATACAGTCAGCAAATTCTCATCAAATACTGCCTGTTGGGTTTTCGTTTGGCCACAGCATTCCGGCTGCGGTCCAGGTCAAGCCAGCAGAGCAGAAACAACCACCTGAGCAGAAGCAGCCAGCTG CCTGA